One region of Polaribacter pectinis genomic DNA includes:
- a CDS encoding asparaginase, whose protein sequence is MTNKPNILIIYTGGTIGMIKDYKTNALKAFDFSQIVDKIPELQQLDCIIESISFEEVIDSSNMNTQYYIDIVEIIEENYTKFDGFVILTGSDTMSYISSAVSFMLENLQKPIIFTGSQLPIGDLRTDAKENLITSIEIASARKNNEPIISEVCLYFEYKLYRANRTTKISAEQFEAFTSMNYPPLAESGVHLNFNEHLIQKPIEKAEKLIVRKKLVTDVVILKLFPGITKAVVESILNIKNLKGVVIETYGSGNAPNENWFLDLLKEATLKGIKIVNVTQCAGGSVILGHYDTSVSLKEIGVISGGDITTESAIAKLMYLLSENLSNEAFKSFFETPLRGEISSI, encoded by the coding sequence ATGACAAACAAACCCAACATACTTATCATATATACTGGTGGAACTATTGGTATGATTAAAGACTATAAAACGAATGCTTTAAAAGCTTTTGATTTTAGTCAGATTGTAGATAAAATACCAGAGTTACAGCAATTAGATTGTATTATTGAAAGCATTTCTTTTGAAGAAGTGATTGATTCTTCGAATATGAACACACAATATTATATAGATATTGTAGAAATTATTGAAGAAAACTATACAAAATTCGATGGTTTTGTAATTCTTACAGGATCAGATACCATGTCTTATATATCTTCTGCAGTCAGTTTTATGTTAGAAAATTTACAAAAACCTATCATTTTTACAGGATCTCAATTGCCAATTGGCGATTTAAGAACAGATGCAAAAGAAAACTTAATTACTTCCATAGAAATTGCATCCGCAAGAAAAAACAACGAACCTATAATTTCTGAAGTTTGTTTGTATTTTGAATACAAACTATACAGAGCCAATAGAACTACAAAAATTAGTGCAGAACAATTCGAGGCATTTACTTCGATGAATTATCCGCCTTTGGCAGAAAGTGGCGTTCATTTAAACTTTAACGAGCATTTAATTCAGAAACCAATAGAGAAAGCCGAAAAGTTAATTGTCAGAAAAAAATTAGTAACTGATGTTGTTATTTTGAAGTTGTTTCCAGGAATAACAAAAGCAGTTGTAGAAAGTATTTTGAATATCAAAAACTTAAAAGGAGTAGTTATAGAAACATATGGTTCTGGAAACGCACCGAATGAAAATTGGTTTTTAGATTTACTTAAAGAAGCAACTTTAAAAGGAATTAAAATTGTAAATGTTACACAATGTGCTGGAGGCAGTGTTATTTTAGGTCATTATGATACTAGTGTTTCTTTAAAAGAAATAGGTGTAATTAGTGGTGGAGATATCACCACTGAATCTGCTATTGCCAAGTTAATGTATTTATTAAGTGAAAATTTATCAAATGAAGCATTTAAAAGCTTTTTCGAAACCCCATTAAGAGGAGAAATTTCGAGCATTTAA
- the rpoN gene encoding RNA polymerase factor sigma-54, which produces MLKQSLHYKLLQKLSPQQIQLMKLIQLPTQAFEERLKQEIEENPALDTGKDDSESIDDDLSNEFDDDAGNEKIEAEDINIDEYLSDDEIPNYKTQANNYSADDEEKNVPYAAGTTFHQSLKNQLNTFRLDEEERSIAEFLVGSIDDSGYIRREIIDLVDDLAFTANVFTTEEKVISVLKKVVHTLDPIGVGARDLRECLVIQLKAKETNKIRSLAIEILEDAFDHFVKKHYKKLQEKFSISEDELKEVNTEISRLNPKPGSSYAGNNKIAEQIVPDFSIKIIDGELDLTLNSRNAPELHISREYNNMLKGYQESTKKTKSQKDAVFFIKQKLDSAKWFIDAIRQRQQTLLVTMNTIMHYQYDYFLTGDERKLKPMILKDIADKINMDVSTVSRVANSKFVSTPYGTKLIKEFFSESMKNDQGEDVSTKEIKKILETVIAEENKKKPLTDEKLAAILKEKGYPIARRTVAKYREQLDLPVARLRKEI; this is translated from the coding sequence ATGCTAAAACAAAGCTTACACTACAAATTATTACAAAAATTATCTCCACAACAAATTCAGTTGATGAAGTTAATTCAATTGCCTACGCAAGCTTTTGAAGAACGTCTAAAACAAGAAATAGAAGAAAACCCAGCTTTAGACACTGGTAAAGATGATAGCGAATCTATTGATGACGATTTATCGAATGAATTTGATGATGATGCAGGAAACGAAAAAATTGAAGCTGAAGACATAAATATTGATGAATATTTAAGTGATGATGAAATTCCGAATTATAAAACGCAAGCAAACAATTATTCTGCAGATGATGAAGAAAAAAATGTGCCTTATGCAGCCGGAACCACTTTTCATCAATCTTTAAAAAATCAATTAAACACCTTTCGTTTAGACGAAGAAGAACGTTCTATTGCAGAGTTTTTAGTAGGTAGTATAGATGATAGTGGTTATATAAGAAGAGAAATTATAGATTTAGTAGATGATTTGGCTTTTACAGCAAATGTATTTACAACAGAAGAAAAAGTAATTTCTGTTCTTAAAAAGGTTGTACATACTTTAGACCCAATTGGTGTTGGCGCAAGAGATTTAAGAGAATGTTTGGTTATTCAATTAAAAGCAAAGGAAACTAATAAAATTAGAAGTTTAGCAATTGAGATTTTAGAAGATGCTTTTGATCATTTTGTGAAAAAACATTACAAAAAGTTACAAGAAAAATTCTCTATTTCTGAAGACGAACTGAAAGAAGTAAATACAGAAATTTCTAGATTAAATCCTAAACCAGGAAGTTCTTACGCTGGTAATAATAAAATTGCAGAACAAATTGTACCCGATTTTTCTATTAAAATTATTGATGGTGAGTTAGATTTAACATTAAACTCTAGAAATGCTCCAGAGCTGCATATTTCTAGAGAATATAATAACATGTTAAAAGGGTATCAAGAATCTACTAAAAAAACAAAGTCTCAAAAAGATGCTGTTTTTTTTATCAAACAAAAGTTAGATTCTGCAAAATGGTTTATAGACGCAATTAGACAGCGTCAACAAACGTTGTTGGTTACCATGAATACAATTATGCATTATCAATACGATTATTTTTTAACCGGTGATGAGCGTAAGTTAAAACCAATGATTTTAAAAGATATTGCAGATAAAATTAACATGGATGTTTCTACGGTTTCTAGAGTAGCAAACAGCAAATTTGTTTCTACACCTTATGGTACAAAATTAATTAAGGAATTCTTTTCAGAGTCTATGAAAAATGACCAAGGAGAAGATGTATCTACAAAAGAGATAAAGAAGATACTTGAAACAGTTATAGCAGAAGAGAACAAGAAAAAACCACTTACCGACGAAAAGTTAGCTGCTATTTTAAAAGAAAAAGGATACCCAATTGCAAGAAGAACTGTTGCAAAATATAGAGAACAATTAGATTTACCAGTAGCTCGTTTACGTAAAGAAATTTAG
- a CDS encoding zinc metallopeptidase, whose amino-acid sequence MMGFYILIGAISLVSWLVSNQLKSKFKKYSQIQLRNGMSGAEIATKMLSDNGIFDVKVISTPGRLTDHYNPKDKTVNLSEAVYNQRNAAAAAVAAHEVGHAVQHAKAYSYLTMRSQLVPIVSVTSKFSQWMVIGGLVLGAASGASGVGFYIAIAGLVFMGLATLFSFVTLPVEYDASNRALAWLQDKNMVTREEYAGSKDALKWAARTYLVAALGSLAMLLYWGLQVLGNRD is encoded by the coding sequence ATGATGGGATTTTATATTTTAATTGGTGCAATCTCTTTGGTGAGCTGGTTAGTTAGTAATCAACTGAAGAGTAAATTCAAAAAATATTCTCAAATTCAGTTAAGAAATGGAATGAGTGGCGCAGAAATCGCTACTAAAATGTTATCTGATAATGGAATTTTCGATGTAAAAGTTATTTCTACTCCTGGTAGATTAACAGATCATTACAATCCAAAAGATAAAACTGTAAATTTAAGTGAAGCTGTTTATAACCAAAGAAATGCAGCTGCTGCAGCTGTTGCAGCACACGAAGTTGGGCATGCAGTACAACATGCAAAAGCCTATAGTTATTTAACAATGCGTTCTCAATTGGTACCAATTGTTAGTGTTACTTCTAAATTTTCTCAATGGATGGTTATTGGAGGTTTAGTTTTAGGAGCAGCTTCTGGGGCTTCTGGAGTTGGTTTCTACATTGCCATTGCTGGCTTGGTTTTTATGGGACTTGCAACTCTTTTTAGCTTTGTAACTTTACCTGTAGAATATGATGCAAGTAACAGAGCTTTAGCTTGGTTACAAGATAAAAACATGGTTACTAGAGAAGAATACGCTGGTTCTAAAGATGCACTTAAATGGGCGGCAAGAACTTACTTAGTTGCGGCTCTAGGTTCTTTAGCAATGCTTTTGTATTGGGGATTACAAGTTCTAGGAAACAGAGACTAA
- the asnS gene encoding asparagine--tRNA ligase, which yields MMKSNVAEILKSGTVLQEIALKGWVRTFRSNRFIALNDGSTINNIQCVIDFENTSEETLKRITTGAAISIKGTLAESQGKGQSVEIQVSEIEILGDSNADEYPIQPKKHSFEFLRENAHLRVRTNTFSAVMRVRSKLSFAVHKYFQDNGFNYVNTPIVTGTDAEGAGEMFRVTSFEDNKAPVTEDGEIDYSKDFFGKETSLTVSGQLEAETYAMALGKVYTFGPTFRAENSNTTRHLAEFWMIEPEVAFMDLDGNMDLSEDFIKSVLNYVLEHCKDDLAFLDQRLAQEEKSKPQAERSDMNLIDKLKFVVDNNFKRVSYTEAFDILRNSKPNKKKKFQFPINEWGVDLQSEHERYLVEKHFKCPVILFDYPANIKAFYMRLNDDGKTVRAMDVLFPGIGEMVGGAQREERYDVLVEKMKAMNIDEKELWWYLDLRKFGTAVHSGFGLGFERLVQFTTGMGNIRDVIPFPRTPQNAEF from the coding sequence ATGATGAAAAGTAACGTAGCAGAAATTTTAAAATCAGGTACAGTATTACAGGAAATAGCCTTAAAAGGTTGGGTTAGAACTTTTAGAAGCAATCGTTTTATTGCGTTAAATGATGGTTCTACAATTAACAATATTCAATGTGTTATCGATTTTGAAAACACTTCAGAAGAGACTTTAAAGAGAATTACAACTGGTGCAGCAATTTCTATAAAAGGAACTTTAGCAGAAAGCCAAGGAAAAGGGCAATCTGTAGAAATTCAAGTTTCAGAAATTGAAATATTGGGTGATTCTAATGCAGATGAATATCCTATTCAACCTAAAAAACATAGCTTCGAGTTTTTAAGAGAAAATGCACATTTACGTGTTAGAACAAACACATTTAGTGCGGTAATGAGAGTTCGTTCTAAACTCTCTTTTGCGGTTCATAAATATTTTCAAGATAACGGTTTTAACTATGTAAACACACCAATTGTTACAGGTACAGATGCAGAAGGAGCTGGCGAAATGTTTCGTGTGACTTCTTTTGAAGATAACAAAGCACCAGTAACAGAAGATGGTGAGATAGATTATTCTAAAGATTTCTTCGGAAAAGAAACTAGTTTAACAGTTTCTGGTCAATTAGAAGCAGAAACATATGCAATGGCTTTAGGTAAGGTTTACACTTTTGGGCCTACTTTTAGAGCAGAAAACTCTAATACAACTCGTCATTTAGCAGAATTTTGGATGATTGAGCCAGAAGTTGCTTTTATGGATTTAGATGGTAATATGGATTTATCTGAAGACTTTATAAAATCGGTTTTAAACTATGTTTTAGAACATTGTAAAGATGATTTAGCTTTTTTAGACCAACGTTTGGCACAAGAAGAAAAAAGCAAACCACAAGCAGAACGTTCTGACATGAATTTGATAGACAAGCTTAAGTTTGTAGTAGACAATAATTTTAAACGTGTTTCTTATACAGAAGCTTTTGATATTTTAAGAAATTCAAAACCAAACAAAAAGAAGAAATTTCAATTTCCAATAAACGAATGGGGAGTAGATTTACAATCTGAACATGAACGTTATTTAGTTGAAAAACATTTTAAATGTCCGGTTATTTTGTTTGATTATCCAGCAAATATTAAAGCGTTTTACATGCGTTTAAATGATGATGGAAAAACAGTAAGAGCAATGGATGTTCTGTTCCCTGGAATTGGAGAAATGGTTGGTGGAGCACAACGTGAAGAGCGTTATGATGTTTTAGTTGAGAAAATGAAGGCTATGAATATCGACGAAAAAGAACTTTGGTGGTATTTAGATTTACGTAAATTTGGTACTGCAGTACATTCTGGTTTTGGTTTAGGTTTCGAAAGATTGGTACAATTTACAACAGGAATGGGAAATATTAGAGACGTAATTCCATTTCCAAGAACACCACAAAACGCAGAATTTTAA
- a CDS encoding porin family protein: protein MNKAITTLLLLFITISVFSQRESLNLGDRYAEDQIYASVSFAQFDDQPSIISKSSFSYSISTGFIKDFILNKQGSFSIAAGVGYGFDLFNHKLKVEEINNATSFSSDLTISGNIFKSHNLEFPLEIRWRTSTANRYDFWRVYAGIKFMYNLSNKFQFEDSNNTSFQYSNVSAYNNLQYGLTLSAGYDEFNINIFYGLTPIFNDATINGETINTKILKFGLIFYIL from the coding sequence ATGAATAAAGCCATTACAACACTTCTTTTATTATTTATTACAATTAGTGTATTCTCTCAAAGAGAATCTTTAAATCTTGGAGATAGGTATGCAGAAGATCAAATTTATGCTTCAGTTTCTTTTGCTCAATTTGATGATCAACCATCTATAATTTCTAAAAGTAGTTTTTCATACAGTATTTCTACTGGTTTTATAAAAGACTTTATTCTTAATAAACAAGGAAGTTTTTCTATTGCAGCAGGAGTTGGTTATGGTTTTGATCTTTTTAATCATAAATTAAAAGTTGAAGAAATAAATAACGCAACTTCATTTAGTAGTGATTTAACTATTAGTGGTAATATATTTAAATCGCATAATTTGGAGTTTCCCTTAGAAATAAGATGGAGAACATCTACAGCAAATAGATATGATTTTTGGCGAGTTTATGCTGGAATAAAATTTATGTACAACTTGTCTAATAAGTTTCAATTTGAAGATAGTAATAATACTTCATTCCAATATTCTAATGTTTCAGCATATAATAACCTTCAATACGGTTTAACCCTTTCAGCAGGTTATGATGAGTTCAATATTAATATCTTTTATGGTTTAACTCCAATTTTTAATGATGCAACTATTAACGGAGAAACTATAAATACTAAAATATTAAAATTCGGATTGATTTTTTATATCTTATAA
- a CDS encoding MotA/TolQ/ExbB proton channel family protein, protein MKKVVNVLSVTGFMFFGAIQSTFAQEAAEESRTFHQELKLRFIEGDPGFMGIVLVALILGLAIAIERIIYLNMATTNTKKLVANVDDALSSGGVEAAKEVCRNSKGPVASIFYQGLDRVDEGVDAAEKAVVSYGGVQMGLLEKNVSWLSLFIALAPMLGFMGTVIGMIDAFDRIAVANDISPAVVAGGIKIALLTTVFGLIVAIILQIFYNYIVSKIDSIVNNMEDSSIQLIDLLVKYKK, encoded by the coding sequence ATGAAAAAAGTAGTAAATGTCTTATCCGTTACAGGATTCATGTTTTTTGGAGCTATTCAATCAACTTTCGCACAAGAAGCAGCCGAAGAATCAAGAACTTTTCACCAAGAATTAAAACTTCGTTTTATTGAAGGTGACCCAGGATTTATGGGAATTGTATTAGTAGCCTTAATTTTAGGTTTAGCTATTGCAATTGAAAGAATTATTTATTTAAACATGGCAACAACTAACACTAAAAAGTTAGTAGCAAATGTAGATGATGCCTTAAGCTCTGGTGGAGTAGAAGCTGCAAAAGAAGTTTGTAGAAATTCTAAAGGACCAGTAGCATCTATCTTTTACCAAGGTTTAGATAGAGTAGATGAAGGAGTTGATGCAGCTGAAAAAGCAGTAGTTTCTTACGGTGGAGTTCAAATGGGACTTTTAGAGAAGAATGTATCTTGGTTATCTTTATTTATTGCATTAGCACCAATGCTTGGTTTCATGGGAACTGTAATTGGTATGATTGATGCTTTTGATAGAATCGCAGTAGCAAATGATATTTCTCCAGCGGTAGTTGCAGGTGGTATTAAAATTGCATTATTAACAACTGTATTTGGTTTAATTGTAGCAATTATATTACAAATTTTTTATAATTATATCGTTTCTAAAATTGATAGTATTGTAAACAACATGGAAGATTCTTCTATTCAATTAATCGATTTATTAGTAAAATATAAAAAATAA
- a CDS encoding ExbD/TolR family protein, with translation MSKFRKKKKGMPAVNTAALPDIVFMLLFFFMVTTTMRETDLKIDAPRLPSASEVKKLEHKSLVSTIYVGKAKDPKYGTSYNRIQLNDKIGTADDVPAFIMNARLKVSEAEVPFMTTSIKADKESNVGTITDIRLKLRDVNALKISYSASKGGSNN, from the coding sequence ATGTCTAAATTTAGAAAAAAGAAAAAAGGAATGCCAGCAGTAAACACTGCAGCTTTACCAGACATTGTTTTTATGTTGTTATTTTTCTTTATGGTAACTACTACCATGAGAGAAACTGATTTAAAAATTGATGCACCAAGATTACCTTCTGCTTCAGAAGTTAAAAAATTGGAGCACAAAAGCTTGGTAAGTACAATATACGTAGGTAAGGCTAAAGACCCTAAATACGGTACTAGTTATAATAGAATTCAGTTAAATGATAAAATCGGTACAGCAGATGATGTACCAGCTTTTATTATGAATGCAAGACTTAAAGTGTCTGAAGCTGAAGTACCTTTTATGACAACTTCAATTAAAGCAGATAAAGAATCTAATGTTGGTACTATTACAGATATTAGATTAAAATTAAGAGACGTAAACGCTCTAAAAATTAGTTATTCTGCTTCCAAAGGAGGTTCAAATAATTAA
- a CDS encoding ExbD/TolR family protein, which yields MARRENPEINAGSMADIAFLLLIFFLVTTTMNVDSGVSKKLSEKPPPDYVPPIIKEKNIFEVNINRNNELLVEGERMEVKDLKDAAIAFIDNGGGEGNVEEGVKTGPCTYCKGERSESSSDHPNKAIISVQSDRGTEYGTYLTVQNELLRAYSELRNRLSMEKYKIPFSELEEAYKDDKENEALKKKVEDIKKSYPQIISDAEPTN from the coding sequence ATGGCAAGAAGAGAGAATCCAGAAATTAATGCAGGTTCTATGGCAGATATTGCCTTCTTGTTATTGATCTTCTTTTTAGTAACAACTACCATGAATGTAGATTCAGGTGTTTCTAAAAAGCTATCTGAAAAACCGCCACCAGATTACGTACCACCAATTATTAAAGAAAAAAACATCTTTGAGGTAAATATTAACAGAAATAATGAGCTTTTAGTTGAAGGCGAAAGAATGGAAGTTAAAGATTTAAAAGATGCTGCAATTGCTTTTATAGATAATGGTGGAGGTGAAGGAAATGTTGAAGAAGGTGTAAAAACAGGACCTTGTACATATTGTAAAGGTGAAAGAAGCGAAAGTTCTTCAGATCACCCAAACAAAGCAATTATTTCTGTACAAAGTGATAGAGGTACTGAATATGGTACTTATTTAACTGTTCAGAATGAGCTTTTAAGAGCTTATTCAGAATTAAGAAATAGGTTAAGTATGGAAAAGTATAAAATACCTTTTTCTGAACTTGAAGAAGCTTACAAAGATGACAAGGAGAACGAAGCATTAAAGAAAAAAGTAGAAGATATCAAAAAAAGTTATCCTCAAATTATTTCTGATGCAGAACCAACAAATTAA
- a CDS encoding efflux RND transporter permease subunit, which translates to MNFWTKVAGIILRNRYLVLLCIAIITGLLASQMKYMKFSYTEANLLPEDHVANVEYNKFLEIFGEEGNLVILGIKDSTVFTPKKFNAWNNLVQKFDSLEEIDFTISIADVQKLKADRKKRKFVLEPLYEKEPTTSKEVLEIKKQLFEKLPFYDNLLYNKETGTLQTAIYIKKEIINTPKRRDFIFNILVPTIEQFERDNNLDVRVSGMPYIRTLNAQNIQDEIILFVGGALGITAVIFFFFFRSFRATFITLLVVLIGVIWAFGFIGLFRYEITVLSALIPPLIIVIGVPNAVFLINKYQQEIKKHGHQAKALQRVISKIGNATLMTNITTASGFATFVFVKSSLLREFGILASVNIISIFILALLIIPIIYSFMPLPKKKHLNHLERRWIENVVDWMEKAVKNQRITIYIATVVVIVLGIIGVYQIRVSGSLIEDMPKSMDFYKDIKFFENEFGGIMPLEILIDTKKEKGVMKLSTLKKMDKINEAIETFPELSKPLSVVNLVKYSKQAYYKGNPKYYQLPTNQEQSYIFAYTKNSNNDASMLKNFVDSTGRYARITTFMKDIGTDKMDAIQERLKAVIAKEFQAEKYSVSLTGKALVFIKGTNYLIKNLVISLSLAILLIAIFMAWMFRSPQMILISLIPNMLPLLITAGLMGFLDIPIKPSTILVFSIAFGISVDDTIHFLAKYRQELIANKWKIKPSVYAALRETGVSMFYTSIVLFFGFLTFTLSSFGGTIALGGLVSVTLLLAMVSNLLLLPSLLLTFEKKIANKKVFKEPAMKIFPPKEDKTEE; encoded by the coding sequence TGTATTGCCATCATCACTGGTTTATTAGCCTCTCAAATGAAGTATATGAAATTTTCATATACAGAAGCAAACTTGTTACCAGAAGATCATGTTGCTAATGTTGAGTATAATAAATTTCTTGAAATCTTTGGAGAAGAAGGAAATTTAGTAATTCTAGGTATTAAAGACTCAACCGTATTTACTCCAAAAAAGTTTAATGCTTGGAACAATTTAGTACAGAAATTTGATAGTTTAGAAGAAATAGATTTTACAATTTCTATTGCAGATGTTCAAAAACTAAAAGCAGATAGAAAAAAAAGAAAGTTTGTTTTAGAACCACTCTATGAAAAAGAACCTACAACTTCTAAAGAGGTTTTAGAGATTAAAAAACAACTTTTCGAGAAACTTCCTTTTTACGACAATTTACTTTATAACAAAGAAACTGGTACATTACAAACGGCCATTTATATTAAAAAGGAAATTATAAATACGCCAAAACGTAGAGATTTTATTTTTAACATTCTTGTACCAACAATTGAACAATTTGAAAGAGATAATAACCTAGACGTTAGAGTTTCTGGGATGCCTTATATTAGAACTTTAAATGCACAAAACATACAAGATGAAATAATTCTTTTTGTTGGTGGCGCTTTAGGAATTACTGCTGTAATTTTCTTCTTTTTCTTTCGATCTTTTAGAGCAACTTTTATAACACTTTTAGTAGTGTTAATTGGAGTTATTTGGGCATTTGGTTTTATTGGATTGTTTAGATATGAAATTACAGTTTTATCAGCTTTAATTCCACCTCTTATTATTGTAATTGGTGTTCCTAATGCCGTTTTTCTAATAAATAAATATCAACAAGAAATAAAAAAACACGGCCATCAAGCAAAAGCATTGCAACGTGTAATTTCTAAAATTGGTAACGCAACTTTAATGACCAACATTACAACGGCTTCTGGTTTTGCAACCTTTGTTTTTGTAAAAAGTAGCTTGTTGCGTGAATTCGGAATTTTAGCATCTGTAAACATAATTAGTATCTTCATTTTGGCTTTGTTAATAATTCCTATTATTTACAGTTTTATGCCACTTCCAAAGAAAAAACATTTAAATCATCTTGAAAGAAGATGGATTGAGAATGTAGTAGATTGGATGGAGAAAGCAGTAAAAAACCAAAGAATTACAATTTATATTGCCACAGTTGTTGTTATTGTTTTAGGTATTATTGGCGTCTATCAAATTAGAGTTTCTGGAAGTTTAATAGAAGATATGCCTAAAAGCATGGATTTTTATAAAGACATAAAATTCTTCGAAAATGAATTTGGAGGTATTATGCCTTTAGAAATTTTAATTGATACTAAAAAAGAAAAAGGTGTAATGAAATTGTCTACTTTAAAAAAGATGGACAAAATTAATGAAGCTATAGAAACTTTTCCAGAATTATCTAAACCGCTATCTGTAGTTAATCTTGTAAAATATTCTAAACAAGCTTATTATAAAGGAAATCCTAAATATTATCAATTACCAACAAATCAAGAACAAAGTTACATTTTTGCGTATACAAAAAATTCTAATAACGATGCTAGCATGCTTAAAAACTTTGTAGATTCTACAGGACGTTATGCTAGAATTACAACGTTTATGAAAGATATTGGTACAGATAAAATGGATGCTATTCAAGAGCGTTTAAAAGCGGTTATTGCAAAAGAATTTCAAGCTGAAAAATATTCAGTATCACTAACTGGTAAGGCTTTAGTTTTTATAAAAGGAACAAATTATTTAATTAAGAATCTAGTAATTTCTTTATCTCTAGCCATTTTATTAATTGCAATATTTATGGCATGGATGTTTAGATCCCCTCAAATGATCTTAATTTCTCTAATTCCTAATATGCTTCCGTTATTAATTACAGCTGGCTTAATGGGCTTTTTAGATATTCCTATAAAACCGTCAACAATTTTAGTTTTTAGTATTGCATTTGGTATTTCTGTAGATGATACAATTCACTTTTTAGCTAAATACAGGCAAGAATTAATTGCCAATAAATGGAAGATTAAACCGTCGGTTTATGCAGCATTAAGGGAAACAGGTGTAAGTATGTTTTATACTTCTATTGTGCTCTTTTTTGGTTTCTTAACTTTTACACTTTCTAGTTTTGGAGGCACAATTGCTTTGGGAGGTTTGGTTTCTGTAACCTTGTTATTAGCAATGGTTTCTAACCTACTTTTATTGCCTTCTTTATTACTAACTTTCGAGAAGAAAATTGCTAATAAAAAAGTGTTTAAAGAGCCTGCAATGAAAATATTTCCACCTAAAGAAGACAAAACGGAAGAGTAA